One Labeo rohita strain BAU-BD-2019 chromosome 12, IGBB_LRoh.1.0, whole genome shotgun sequence genomic region harbors:
- the plekhs1.4 gene encoding pleckstrin homology domain-containing family S member 1 isoform X1 encodes MSQITAFLVTSLLRFFTNGETSSYILTTFCVLTDRQHLYQVHADSIPFTITEKMADNNYVFYIHGAEEQMCSGYLYKSPPENQFKSQKSWKRRFFVLLRYRNNVCQLKYYKNEEKNKPLGDIDLSQVTYMFLHPEMHSMWKWIHNNFRCSSSSVMFIRVPERDYFLIGENSWEMDKWFTALYDILNNRTHRLLDPKTYGSNRYISEPPQSDEDKQQTEWCETKYVTHESTSSVTHEPIYVSPVKKRSNKTKLTTEISYEDDDTDGLSE; translated from the exons ATGTCTCAAATCACCGCCTTCCTTGTGACATCACTCCTAAGATTTTTCACCAATGGTGAAACTTCCTCATATATTTTAACCACATTTTGTGTTCTCACAGACAGGCAGCATCTATATCAG GTTCACGCTGACAGCATTCCATTCACCATAACTGAAAAAATGGCAG ATAATAACTATGTGTTTTACATACATGGAGCAGAGGAACAAATGTGTTCTGGATACCTCTACAAATCTCCCCCGGAGAATCAGTTCAAGTCACAG AAATCATGGAAAAGGAGGTTTTTTGTTCTTCTGAGGTACAGAAACAATGTATGCCAACTTAAGTACTACAAAAATGAAGAGAAGAACAAACCACTGGGAGACATCGACTTGTCTCA GGTCACATACATGTTCTTGCACCCCGAGATGCACTCTATGTGGAAATGGATTCATAACAATTTCAGATGTTCTTCTTCCAGTGTAATGTTTATTAGAGTACCAGAAAGAGACTACTTCCTTATAGGAGAAAACAG TTGGGAGATGGACAAATGGTTCACTGCTTTATATGACATCTTAAATAATCGTACACACAGACTGCTGGATCCCAAG ACATATGGGTCGAACAGATACATTAGTGAACCCCCACAATCAGACGAGGATAAGCAG CAAACTGAGTGGTGTGAAACAAAATATGTTACACATGAGTCAACATCATCTGTGACCCATGAGCCCATCTATGTTTCTCCAGTAAAAAAGAGGAGTAATAAG ACTAAACTAACAACAGAAATCAGTTATGAAGATGACGACACAGATGGATTGTCAGAATGA
- the plekhs1.4 gene encoding pleckstrin homology domain-containing family S member 1 isoform X2: protein MSQITAFLVTSLLRFFTNGETSSYILTTFCVLTDRQHLYQVHADSIPFTITEKMAEEQMCSGYLYKSPPENQFKSQKSWKRRFFVLLRYRNNVCQLKYYKNEEKNKPLGDIDLSQVTYMFLHPEMHSMWKWIHNNFRCSSSSVMFIRVPERDYFLIGENSWEMDKWFTALYDILNNRTHRLLDPKTYGSNRYISEPPQSDEDKQQTEWCETKYVTHESTSSVTHEPIYVSPVKKRSNKTKLTTEISYEDDDTDGLSE from the exons ATGTCTCAAATCACCGCCTTCCTTGTGACATCACTCCTAAGATTTTTCACCAATGGTGAAACTTCCTCATATATTTTAACCACATTTTGTGTTCTCACAGACAGGCAGCATCTATATCAG GTTCACGCTGACAGCATTCCATTCACCATAACTGAAAAAATGGCAG AGGAACAAATGTGTTCTGGATACCTCTACAAATCTCCCCCGGAGAATCAGTTCAAGTCACAG AAATCATGGAAAAGGAGGTTTTTTGTTCTTCTGAGGTACAGAAACAATGTATGCCAACTTAAGTACTACAAAAATGAAGAGAAGAACAAACCACTGGGAGACATCGACTTGTCTCA GGTCACATACATGTTCTTGCACCCCGAGATGCACTCTATGTGGAAATGGATTCATAACAATTTCAGATGTTCTTCTTCCAGTGTAATGTTTATTAGAGTACCAGAAAGAGACTACTTCCTTATAGGAGAAAACAG TTGGGAGATGGACAAATGGTTCACTGCTTTATATGACATCTTAAATAATCGTACACACAGACTGCTGGATCCCAAG ACATATGGGTCGAACAGATACATTAGTGAACCCCCACAATCAGACGAGGATAAGCAG CAAACTGAGTGGTGTGAAACAAAATATGTTACACATGAGTCAACATCATCTGTGACCCATGAGCCCATCTATGTTTCTCCAGTAAAAAAGAGGAGTAATAAG ACTAAACTAACAACAGAAATCAGTTATGAAGATGACGACACAGATGGATTGTCAGAATGA
- the LOC127173748 gene encoding pleckstrin homology domain-containing family S member 1-like codes for MSNKNKTATAKFYSEPVTVEELYSGYLLKSPAQPALTKNTKSWKRRFFALSKTSEDAYQLTYHANNEKKDKPLGEIDLSKISLLFTGPEAHQKWDGIQKNFKCSPSSVLFLKVEEDTPKHSRDYFLIGENSDDVGGWLNALIKVLKTKKCQDNRCRSESEPVISLEPKVEDQPDDKWSAPELMLTYPSPYSHYDYPRRLSEPPVPVAHKIPVVEDEDEIEEEDDSLEESEYMSMESLQRALAVDQQEADTTCMQKNEMHAHVEKEICVSQNDLKNSLILTQAEGKPCVSDCRKIQDLCLFHKGDQILAFNDLLIDTVEEIQTYLGRLSKDEVKLTIRRPTGSQPLHSAPCPS; via the exons ATGtccaacaaaaataaaa CAGCAACCGCAAAATTTTACAGTGAACCAGTAACGGTGGAGGAATTGTACTCTGGATACCTGCTCAAGTCGCCCGCTCAACCAGCCCTGACTAAAAACACT AAATCATGGAAGCGTCGCTTCTTTGCGCTCTCCAAAACGAGTGAAGACGCCTACCAGTTGACATATCATGCAAACAATGAAAAGAAAGACAAGCCTTTGGGAGAGATAGACCTTTCTAA gaTCAGCCTGCTGTTTACTGGGCCTGAGGCACATCAGAAATGGGACGGGATCCAGAAAAACTTCAAGTGTTCTCCATCCTCTGTGCTGTTCTTGAAGGTGGAAGAAGACACACCAAAACACTCTAGAGACTACTTCCTCATTGGAGAAAACAG TGATGATGTGGGTGGTTGGCTCAATGCCTTAATCAAGGTACTGAAGACCAAGAAATGTCAg GACAACAGATGTAGATCAGAATCTGAACCTGTGATAAGTTTAGAACCAAAGGTTGAGGATCAGCCTGATGACAAATGGTCAGCACCTGAACTAATGTTAACTTACCCATCACCGTACAGCCATTATGACTATCCTCGCAGGCTCAGCGAACCTCCAGTACCAGTAGCGCACAAG ATTCCAGTTGTTGAGGATGAAGATGAGATAGAAGAGGAGGATGATTCTTTGGAGGAAAGTGAATACATGTCCATGGAATCACT GCAAAGAGCTTTGGCAGTTGACCAACAGGAGGCAGACACTACATGCATGCAGAAAAA TGAAATGCATGCACATGTTGAGAAGGAGATCTGCGTTAGTCAAAATGATCTGAAAAACAGTCTGATCTTGACTCAGGCAGAGGGCAAACCATG TGTCTCTGACTGTCGGAAGATTCAGGACTTGTGTCTCTTCCATAAGGGGGATCAGATCCTGGCCTTCAATGACCTGCTTATAGACACAGTAGAAGAGATACAGACATATTTAGGAAGACTAAGCAAGGATGAG GTAAAACTCACTATTCGGCGGCCTACTGGATCCCAGCCTCTGCACTCTGCACCTTGCCCATCATAA
- the LOC127173746 gene encoding pleckstrin homology domain-containing family S member 1-like, which produces MSNKRKPIVTSVFYNKPPMVQELYTGYLLKSPPSSVLTKNTKSWKRRFFVLSKISEDAYQLTYLTNNERKEIDLSKISLLFIGPETHQKWDWIQKNFKCSPSSVLFFKVEEDTAKHSRDYFLIGENSDDVDGWLNALIKVLKTQNSQNTFQDNRSRAASEPVTSSEPKAEDQPDGRRSAPELMLTYPSPYSHYDYPRRLSEPPIPAALKIPVIEEKDEKEEMQDESSEESEYMCMELLQKALKVDQQEADTTCMQKNTSINGHKSSACNGAVNQNKDNENKREMHTHVEKEICVSQNDLKNSLILTQAEGKPCVSDCRKIQDSCLFHKGDQILAFNDLLIDTVEEIQTYLRRLSKDEVKLTIRRLIGSQPLHSAPCPS; this is translated from the exons ATGTCCAACAAAAGGAAACCAA TAGTAACTTCAGTATTTTACAACAAACCACCGATGGTGCAGGAATTGTACACTGGTTACCTGCTCAAGTCTCCACCTTCATCGGTCCTGACTAAAAACACT AAATCATGGAAGCGTCGTTTCTTTGTGCTCTCCAAAATAAGTGAAGACGCCTACCAGCTGACATATCTTACAAACAATGAAAGAAAAGAGATAGACCTTTCTAA GATCAGCCTGCTGTTTATTGGCCCTGAGACACATCAGAAGTGGGACTGGATCCAGAAAAACTTCAAGTGTTCACCGTCCTCTGTGCTGTTCTTCAAAGTGGAAGAAGACACAGCAAAACACTCTAGAGACTATTTCCTCATTGGAGAAAACAG TGATGATGTGGATGGTTGGCTAAATGCCTTAATCAAAGTACTAAAAACCCAGAACtcacaaaatacatttcag GACAACAGATCTAGAGCAGCATCTGAACCTGTGACAAGTTCGGAACCAAAGGCTGAGGATCAGCCTGATGGCAGACGATCAGCACCTGAACTAATGTTAACTTACCCGTCACCGTACAGCCATTATGACTACCCTCGCAGGCTTAGTGAACCTCCAATACCAGCAGCTCTTAAG ATTCCAGTTATTGAGGAAAAAGATGAGAAGGAAGAGATGCAGGATGAATCTTCAGAGGAAAGTGAATACATGTGCATGGAATTATT GCAAAAAGCTTTAAAAGTTGACCAACAGGAGGCGGACACTACATGCATGCAGAAAAA CACTTCTATTAATGGTCACAAGTCCTCTGCCTGCAATGGTGCAGTCAACCAGAATAAGGACAATGAAAATAAACG TGAAATGCACACACATGTTGAGAAGGAGATCTGCGTTAGTCAAAATGATCTGAAAAACAGTCTGATCTTGACTCAGGCAGAGGGCAAACCATG TGTCTCTGACTGTCGGAAGATTCAGGATTCGTGTCTCTTCCATAAGGGGGATCAGATCCTGGCCTTCAATGACCTGCTTATAGACACAGTCGAAGAGATACAAACATACTTAAGACGACTAAGCAAGGATGAG GTAAAACTCACTATTCGGCGGCTTATAGGATCCCAGCCTCTGCACTCTGCACCCTGCCCATCATAA
- the LOC127174517 gene encoding pleckstrin homology domain-containing family S member 1-like, giving the protein MSNNKKSQAAAKFYSEPVVEELYTGYLRKSPPLSGLTKNTKQWRNRFFRLSKMGENSYQLTYHENHEKREKPLGVIDISNINLLFTNPEKHQKWDWVKKQSKCSPSSVLFLKVEEDTPKHSREYFLIGENSEDVEGWLNALVKAMKIQISQNKLRHTDNTQQEYRSRSVSVPVDYSEPKDDRRSAYELTIPQQNNLYDYPRKIAVIKEKDENDGKQDESTEDSGAYMSMGSVQRVLEDQQEDDTACKQKNEDHNCSKQSISFNENCASTELDNSEMDTLAEMETCVSQNDLENSVIPTQEDGEKCVYQEHQIQNLRRNGTLSQDAVEGIQKCLSSLSKDEAKLLVQRFPGLNPNPVYHA; this is encoded by the exons ATGTCCAACAACAAGAAATCTC AAGCAGCTGCAAAATTTTACAGTGAACCGGTGGTAGAGGAATTGTACACTGGTTACCTGCGCAAGTCCCCTCCTCTATCGGGCCTGACTAAAAACACT AAACAATGGAGAAATCGTTTCTTTAGGCTCTCCAAAATGGGCGAAAACTCCTACCAgctgacatatcatgaaaaccatgaaaaaagagaaaagcctTTGGGAGTGATAGACATTTCTAA TATCAACTTGCTATTTACCAATCCTGAGAAACATCAGAAGTGGGACTGGGTCAAGAAACAATCCAAGTGTTCTCCATCCTCTGTGCTGTTCTTGAAAGTGGAAGAAGATACACCAAAACACTCTAGAGAATATTTCCTTATTGGAGAAAACAG TGAAGATGTGGAGGGTTGGCTCAATGCCTTAGTCAAGGCAATGAAGATCCAgatatcacaaaataaattgcGACATACAGATAATACTCAG CAGGAATATAGATCTAGATCAGTGTCTGTACCTGTGGACTATTCAGAACCAAAGGATGACAGACGGTCAGCATATGAATTAACTATTCCGCAACAAAACAATCTTTATGACTATCCTCGCAAG ATTGCAGTTATTAAGGAAAAAGATGAGAATGACGGCAAGCAGGATGAATCTACAGAGGACAGCGGTGCATACATGTCCATGGGATCAGT GCAAAGGGTGTTGGAAGACCAACAGGAGGATGACACtgcatgcaaacagaaaaa tgAAGATCACAATTGCTCCAAGCAATCGATCAGCTTCAATGAAAACTGTGCCTCTACTGAGTTGGACAACAg TGAAATGGACACACTTGCTGAGATGGAGACCTGCGTTAGTCAAAACGATTTGGAAAACAGTGTGATCCCAACACAGGAAGATGGCGAAAAATG TGTTTATCAGGAGCATCAGATTCAGAACTTAAGGAGGAATGGGACCCTGTCTCAAGACGCAGTCGAGGGGATTCAGAAATGCTTAAGCAGTCTAAGCAAGGATGAG GCAAAACTCCTAGTTCAGCGGTTTCCAGGCCTCAATCCGAACCCCGTTTATCATGCCTAG
- the plekhs1.1 gene encoding pleckstrin homology domain-containing family S member 1, translating into MNIRRNSDSNALFHDEAAKLEEVHAGFLLKSPPARQIKNTKSWKRRFFVLSKTNDSCHELKYYKNTEREKPIKSIEASTITMLELQPKTNPVFEWVCKAFKCLPSSVLLMKAENPGEKVPREFFFIGDSSDDVERWYDALSKAIKNNQIESQNEPQITTESNSKGQNPYDTEETEADSKPPLPAKKKKSTPSEEGQCSLSETPEYENVKKEQPLDETPESNENMSSGESMITTSEDSLLDSVTKAFDDMKTPETSTKSDGQIETHTLIEKEICISHHVAKSLVISEEGGKTMHHVLMDSIVSDCGEIEASSLFHKGDQILAVNDLLTDTVEEVQTYLRRLSKSEVKLTIGRLPGSIPLNSEPC; encoded by the exons ATGAACATCAGACGTAATTCAG ACTCCAATGCTTTATTTCATGATGAAGCAGCTAAGTTGGAGGAAGTGCACGCAGGTTTTCTATTAAAGTCCCCTCCTGCTAGACAGATAAAAAATACG AAATCATGGAAGAGACGCTTCTTTGTACTTTCAAAGACAAATGACAGTTGCCATGAgctaaaatactacaaaaacacTGAGAGAGAAAAACCTATAAAATCCATTGAAGCTTCCAC CATCACAATGCTGGAATTGCAACCCAAGACAAATCCAGTTTTTGAATGGGTCTGTAAAGCTTTCAAGTGCCTTCCATCCTCTGTGCTCCTCATGAAAGCAGAAAATCCAGGAGAGAAGGTCCCAAGAGAATTTTTCTTCATTGGAGACAGCAG TGACGACGTGGAGAGATGGTACGATGCTTTATCCAAGGCTATAAAG AATAACCAAATTGAGTCACAAAATGAACCTCAGATCACGACAGAATCCAACTCTAAAGGCCAAAACCCCTATGACACTGAAGAG ACTGAAGCTGATAGTAAACCTCCACTGCCTGCAAAGAAGAAGAAGTCAACACCATCTGAAGAGGGTCAATGCAGTCTATCTGAAACACCA GAgtatgaaaatgtgaaaaaagagCAACCGCTGGATGAGACTCCGGAAAGTAACGAGAACATGTCATCAGG GGAGAGTATGATCACTACATCTGAAGACAGTCTGTTGGATTCTGTCACAAAAGCATTCGATGATATGAAGACACCAGAAACATCCACTAAGTCAGATggacaaat TGAAACACACACCCTTATCGAGAAGGAAATCTGCATAAGTCATCACGTTGCAAAAAGCTTGGTTATTTCAGAGGAGGGGGGGAAAACCATG CATCATGTCCTTATGGACTCCAT TGTGTCTGATTGTGGGGAGATTGAGGCTTCATCTCTGTTTCACAAGGGAGATCAGATCCTGGCTGTCAATGACCTGTTGACAGACACAGTGGAGGAGGTACAAACATACCTGAGAAGACTCAGCAAGAGCGAG GTCAAGCTGACCATTGGAAGGCTCCCGGGCTCCATTCCTCTAAATTCTGAACCCTGCTGA